One genomic segment of Streptomyces liangshanensis includes these proteins:
- a CDS encoding PP2C family protein-serine/threonine phosphatase, with amino-acid sequence MLDIAAVLRVDVDAWIAAQNDMGVCDAIARNARRVPAGKPVAMSAPNLPKVAGIDPSTSAPAQTAAPLDDLTPPPGLLLQDRLAGWVSDLTTLHELIERLAGTGSLDDALSEILRAGAALVGARRGLAVFEPADGLGPASTRGLGLAHAELGHLETVPRCATSYGRLLDRGAGPAEPVAAPDLLGDTELDPRQREVAARLGYAASYAVPLGTAGGTAAKATAGTACGTRLGAAVWFYDEPAEPAERQRHLVALYARYASEHLALLLELERTRARTATLTDELLPGRLPRVHGVRLAARHRTGPHGGGDWYDALPLPEGAVGLSVGSVSGSGPSAVAAMGRLRASLRAYAVMEGEDPVAVLSDLELLLRLTEPARTATALFAYAEPARGSVVLAGAGHAPPLIVGAGRTEFVETSLSAPLGMLSCWEAPSVELSPEPGETVLLYTDGLLRRTGEPMDLAFARLHAAAASVPEAVRDDPGAVVDHVLRAVLPAEGEAPAGVTGRGGSADDVVMLAVRFD; translated from the coding sequence ATGCTGGACATTGCCGCAGTTCTGCGTGTAGATGTGGACGCATGGATAGCTGCGCAGAATGACATGGGGGTTTGCGATGCTATTGCACGGAACGCGCGACGCGTACCGGCGGGTAAGCCGGTTGCCATGAGCGCTCCGAACCTGCCGAAAGTGGCCGGAATCGATCCATCGACTTCCGCCCCCGCGCAGACTGCCGCACCGCTCGACGACCTCACGCCGCCGCCGGGGCTGCTGCTCCAGGACCGGCTGGCCGGCTGGGTGTCCGATCTCACCACCCTGCACGAGCTGATCGAGCGCTTGGCGGGCACCGGATCGCTGGACGACGCGCTGAGCGAGATCCTGCGCGCGGGCGCCGCCCTCGTCGGCGCCCGCCGCGGCCTGGCCGTGTTCGAACCGGCCGACGGCCTCGGCCCGGCGAGCACGCGCGGCCTGGGGCTGGCGCACGCCGAACTGGGGCACCTGGAGACGGTGCCGCGCTGCGCCACGTCGTACGGCCGGCTCCTCGACCGTGGCGCGGGCCCCGCCGAACCCGTCGCCGCCCCCGACCTGCTCGGCGACACGGAGCTGGATCCCCGGCAGCGCGAGGTGGCGGCGCGGCTGGGGTACGCGGCGAGTTACGCCGTACCGCTGGGGACGGCGGGCGGGACGGCGGCCAAGGCGACGGCCGGGACTGCCTGCGGGACGCGGCTCGGCGCCGCCGTCTGGTTCTACGACGAGCCCGCCGAACCGGCAGAACGGCAACGCCACCTCGTCGCCCTCTACGCGCGCTACGCGAGCGAGCACCTCGCCCTCCTCCTGGAGCTGGAACGCACCCGCGCCCGTACCGCCACCCTCACCGACGAGCTGCTCCCCGGCCGGCTCCCCCGTGTCCACGGCGTCCGGCTCGCGGCGCGCCACCGCACGGGGCCGCACGGCGGAGGTGACTGGTACGACGCGCTGCCGCTGCCCGAGGGCGCGGTGGGGCTGTCCGTCGGGTCGGTGAGCGGCTCCGGGCCGAGCGCGGTCGCCGCGATGGGGCGGCTGCGGGCCTCGCTGCGGGCGTACGCGGTGATGGAGGGCGAGGACCCCGTCGCCGTACTGTCCGATCTGGAACTGCTGTTGCGGCTCACCGAGCCGGCCCGCACGGCGACCGCGCTCTTCGCGTACGCCGAACCCGCGCGGGGCTCGGTCGTGCTGGCCGGGGCCGGGCACGCCCCGCCGCTGATCGTGGGGGCCGGGCGCACCGAGTTCGTCGAGACGTCGCTCTCGGCGCCGCTGGGGATGCTGTCGTGCTGGGAGGCGCCGAGCGTGGAGCTTTCTCCTGAGCCAGGAGAAACGGTGCTGCTGTACACCGACGGGCTGCTGCGGCGGACCGGCGAGCCCATGGACCTGGCCTTCGCCCGCCTGCACGCGGCGGCCGCGAGTGTGCCGGAGGCGGTACGGGACGACCCGGGCGCGGTCGTGGACCACGTGCTGCGGGCCGTGCTGCCGGCGGAGGGCGAGGCACCGGCGGGGGTGACCGGCCGGGGCGGCTCGGCCGACGACGTGGTCATGCTCGCCGTCCGTTTCGACTGA
- a CDS encoding bifunctional DNA primase/polymerase, translating into MREILGRRRRLRFRRKGRPAQLDAALTYASAWRWPVLPGAGLTAAGASGTRGYGCACPDPDCAVPGAHPFDPGLLAATTDARMVRWWWGNRPTAPIVLATGDSAPCAVSLPAVAGARALVELDRMGMRLGPVVATPTRWSLLVSPYTLEQLGELLYAKDWVPSSLRFHGSGGYLVLPPSEAAGGQVRWERAPLPGSAAPWLPDVEAVVDALVEASTSAPDGGSRLAY; encoded by the coding sequence ATGCGCGAGATCCTCGGAAGGCGACGCAGGCTCCGGTTCCGGCGCAAGGGGAGGCCTGCCCAGCTCGACGCGGCCCTCACCTACGCCTCCGCGTGGAGATGGCCCGTCCTGCCGGGCGCCGGGCTGACGGCGGCCGGCGCGAGCGGGACACGCGGTTACGGCTGCGCCTGCCCCGACCCGGACTGCGCCGTACCAGGCGCACACCCCTTCGACCCAGGACTCCTGGCGGCCACCACCGACGCGCGCATGGTGCGCTGGTGGTGGGGCAACCGCCCGACGGCCCCGATCGTGCTGGCCACCGGCGACAGCGCCCCGTGCGCGGTGAGCCTGCCGGCCGTGGCGGGCGCGCGCGCCCTGGTGGAGCTCGACCGGATGGGCATGCGGCTCGGCCCGGTCGTGGCGACGCCCACGCGGTGGTCGCTGCTGGTGTCCCCGTACACCCTCGAACAGCTCGGGGAGCTGCTCTACGCGAAGGACTGGGTGCCCAGTTCGCTGCGGTTCCACGGCTCGGGCGGCTATCTCGTGCTGCCCCCGTCCGAGGCGGCCGGCGGGCAGGTCCGCTGGGAGCGGGCACCCCTGCCCGGCTCGGCGGCGCCATGGCTGCCGGACGTGGAGGCGGTCGTGGACGCGCTGGTCGAGGCGAGCACGAGCGCACCGGACGGCGGGAGCCGGCTCGCGTACTGA
- a CDS encoding DUF5926 family protein, whose product MAKKRPQTKASTAQLKDGPVPVVGPREPCPCASGRRYKACHGRSAAHAVTELVQRPFEGLAGECDWVALRELVPAATVELTLRDGLPDGVPSVTLTTVLPMAWPALRRDDGSVLLALQNDTSSGDLSRDLADTLRRALTAEPGSPVASERAPADGPRLQDLLDPAADFNPVVHSGFEFWVPDAENATAEVTASLERANEAAIPTVLLAHSDAAYWCETPTKNHLRWVMPYPEEKLLDALARLHAAGTSDLGEGTRLVGSFRAHGLTVPVWDLPSEMGAEACEKPATAFAERLTAALAVDAPLTGDERRARGGLTNRQVTLS is encoded by the coding sequence ATGGCCAAGAAGCGCCCCCAGACCAAGGCCAGCACGGCGCAGCTCAAGGACGGACCGGTTCCGGTGGTGGGGCCCCGCGAGCCCTGCCCGTGCGCGTCCGGCCGCCGCTACAAGGCCTGCCACGGCCGCTCCGCCGCCCACGCCGTGACCGAGCTGGTGCAGCGCCCCTTCGAGGGCCTCGCCGGTGAGTGCGACTGGGTCGCGCTGCGCGAGCTGGTGCCCGCCGCGACCGTCGAACTGACCCTGAGGGACGGCCTGCCCGACGGCGTACCGTCCGTGACGCTCACCACCGTCCTGCCGATGGCCTGGCCGGCCCTGCGCCGCGACGACGGCTCCGTCCTGCTCGCGCTCCAGAACGACACCTCGTCCGGCGACCTCAGCCGCGACCTCGCCGACACGCTCCGGCGTGCGCTGACCGCCGAGCCCGGTTCGCCCGTCGCCTCCGAGCGGGCGCCCGCCGACGGCCCGCGGCTCCAAGACCTCCTGGACCCCGCGGCGGACTTCAACCCGGTGGTGCACTCCGGCTTCGAGTTCTGGGTGCCGGACGCGGAGAACGCCACCGCCGAGGTGACCGCCTCCTTGGAGCGCGCCAACGAGGCCGCGATCCCGACCGTCCTGCTCGCGCACTCGGACGCCGCGTACTGGTGCGAGACGCCCACCAAGAACCACCTGCGCTGGGTCATGCCGTACCCCGAGGAGAAGCTCCTCGACGCGCTCGCCCGGCTGCACGCGGCCGGGACGTCGGACCTCGGTGAGGGCACCCGGCTGGTCGGTTCGTTCCGGGCGCACGGGCTGACCGTGCCGGTCTGGGACCTGCCGAGCGAGATGGGCGCGGAGGCGTGCGAGAAGCCCGCCACCGCGTTCGCCGAGCGGCTGACCGCGGCGCTCGCCGTCGACGCGCCGCTGACCGGGGACGAGCGCCGGGCGCGCGGCGGGCTCACCAACCGCCAGGTGACGCTGAGCTGA
- a CDS encoding ATP-binding protein translates to MRQRLSCGRFPVQANGAFTSWRGAKEVSGVTVLVAQQAPTSSSMAVPHGPAGVGAARRRMREQLRHNGLSDTVVDDAILILSELLSNACRHGRPLGRSDIGDGDVRAAWRVDKAGRLTVEVTDGGGPTRPVPSTPSVTARGGRGLNIISALAQDWGVRDSASGEVTVWVLVTEGHRRDDFATRVTGPALDVGDLGFADGFVDAFDELG, encoded by the coding sequence GTGCGTCAAAGGCTCTCCTGTGGCCGGTTTCCGGTCCAGGCCAATGGGGCATTCACATCGTGGCGTGGGGCTAAGGAGGTCTCGGGGGTGACGGTTTTGGTGGCACAACAGGCGCCCACGTCGTCGAGCATGGCCGTACCCCACGGTCCTGCGGGCGTGGGGGCGGCACGGCGCCGGATGCGCGAGCAGTTGAGGCACAACGGGCTGTCGGACACCGTCGTGGACGACGCGATCCTCATTCTTTCGGAGCTGCTCAGCAACGCCTGCCGGCACGGCAGGCCGCTGGGGCGCTCGGACATAGGCGACGGGGACGTCCGCGCGGCCTGGCGCGTCGACAAGGCGGGCCGGCTGACGGTCGAGGTGACGGACGGCGGCGGTCCAACGCGGCCCGTTCCGTCCACGCCGTCGGTGACGGCACGCGGGGGGCGCGGGCTCAACATCATCAGCGCGCTGGCCCAGGACTGGGGGGTACGGGACAGCGCGTCCGGCGAGGTGACGGTGTGGGTGCTCGTCACCGAAGGCCACCGCCGCGACGATTTCGCTACGCGCGTCACCGGGCCGGCGCTCGACGTCGGGGACCTGGGCTTCGCGGACGGCTTCGTGGACGCGTTCGACGAACTGGGCTGA
- a CDS encoding glycerophosphodiester phosphodiesterase family protein yields MTQARQHSIQVVAHRGASEDAPEHTLAAYTKAIEDGADALECDVRLTADGHLVCVHDRRVNRTSNGRGAVSALELADLATLDFGSWRDSEESPDWRDRDLTSVLTLERLLELVADAGRPIQLAIETKHPTRWAGQVEERLLELLRRFGLDRPTPGPGAGAGGSGVGAGAPGAGRVGPGGVVRGGVELHESAVRIMSFSARSLHRIASAAPQLPTVYLMQFVSPLLRDGRLPAGSRIAGPGIRIVRNHPGYIARLHRAGHRVHVWTVNEPEDVDLCVRLGVEAIITNRPKQVLSQLGRPV; encoded by the coding sequence GTGACTCAAGCTCGCCAACACAGTATTCAGGTCGTCGCACACCGCGGAGCCTCGGAGGACGCCCCCGAGCACACCCTCGCCGCGTACACCAAGGCCATCGAGGACGGCGCCGACGCCCTGGAGTGCGACGTACGGCTCACGGCCGACGGCCATCTGGTCTGTGTCCACGACCGCCGCGTGAACCGTACGTCCAACGGACGCGGCGCCGTCTCCGCCCTGGAGCTCGCCGACCTCGCCACGCTCGACTTCGGCTCGTGGCGGGACAGCGAGGAGAGCCCGGACTGGCGGGACCGCGACCTCACCTCCGTACTGACGCTGGAGCGGCTGCTCGAACTGGTCGCGGACGCCGGGCGTCCCATCCAGCTGGCCATCGAGACGAAGCACCCCACCCGCTGGGCCGGTCAGGTGGAGGAGCGCCTGCTCGAACTGCTGCGGCGCTTCGGCCTGGACCGTCCGACCCCGGGGCCGGGGGCGGGCGCAGGGGGGTCGGGAGTAGGCGCAGGGGCACCGGGCGCGGGCAGGGTCGGGCCTGGCGGGGTGGTGCGGGGCGGGGTGGAGCTCCACGAGTCCGCCGTACGGATCATGAGCTTCTCCGCCCGCTCGCTCCACCGCATCGCCTCCGCCGCCCCCCAACTGCCGACCGTCTACCTGATGCAGTTCGTCTCCCCCCTGCTCCGCGACGGACGGCTGCCGGCCGGCTCGCGGATCGCGGGGCCCGGCATCCGTATCGTCCGCAACCACCCCGGCTACATCGCCCGCCTGCACAGGGCGGGCCACCGTGTCCACGTATGGACGGTGAATGAGCCGGAAGACGTCGACCTGTGCGTACGCCTCGGAGTCGAGGCCATCATCACCAACCGGCCCAAACAGGTCCTGTCCCAGTTGGGCCGCCCTGTCTGA
- a CDS encoding S1C family serine protease, with translation MSTENEGTGASGAPSVPPVPDAAPEGTPASTPPAPEPQQPAHQPSAGDYPPPGQAPAPGGYPAPGQTPPGAVPPGPSGPSGHPADAPTSAQPVVGASWPPPPPVLPSYGSEGSYGGDASYGSGGSYGSGGGPEWGSPEPARSRPGGKRLGLFVAAMAVVALVAGGLGGGLGYQIAKGDDDGGSSTTVSAAEAPKDFARAADTVAAVAGKSLPSVVTIEAKGGDGEGGTGTGFVYDKQGHILTNNHVVASAAEGGDLTATFSNGKKYTAEVVGRAEGYDVAVVKLKNAPSGLNPLPLADSDAVAVGDSTIAIGAPFGLSNTVTTGIISAKNRPVASGDGTGSSNSYMSALQTDASINPGNSGGPLLDAGGAVIGMNSAIQPSGSGGTGQGQAGSIGLGFAIPINQAKNVAEQLIKTGTPVYPVIGATVTMTEGGTGATISADGEGGTPAVTPDGPAAKAGLKAGDVITKFNDTAIDSGPTLISEIWTHKPGDKVTLTYKRAGKESTVQVTLGERKGES, from the coding sequence GTGAGCACCGAGAACGAGGGCACTGGGGCCTCAGGCGCCCCGTCCGTACCTCCCGTGCCGGATGCCGCTCCTGAGGGCACACCCGCGTCCACACCCCCGGCCCCCGAACCCCAGCAGCCCGCGCACCAGCCGTCGGCCGGCGACTACCCGCCGCCGGGCCAGGCTCCCGCCCCGGGCGGTTACCCGGCCCCGGGCCAGACTCCCCCGGGGGCTGTCCCGCCCGGCCCGTCGGGCCCGTCCGGCCATCCGGCGGACGCCCCGACCTCGGCGCAGCCCGTGGTGGGCGCTTCCTGGCCGCCGCCCCCGCCGGTGCTGCCCTCCTACGGAAGCGAAGGTTCTTACGGAGGCGACGCTTCGTACGGAAGCGGTGGCTCGTACGGAAGCGGCGGCGGCCCCGAGTGGGGCAGCCCGGAGCCGGCGCGGTCCAGGCCCGGCGGCAAGCGCCTGGGTCTGTTCGTCGCGGCGATGGCCGTGGTCGCCCTGGTCGCGGGCGGGCTCGGTGGCGGCCTCGGCTACCAGATCGCGAAGGGCGACGACGACGGCGGCAGCTCGACGACGGTCTCGGCGGCGGAGGCCCCGAAGGACTTCGCCCGCGCGGCCGACACGGTCGCGGCGGTGGCCGGCAAGTCGCTGCCGAGCGTGGTGACCATCGAGGCCAAGGGCGGCGACGGCGAGGGCGGTACGGGCACCGGCTTCGTCTACGACAAGCAGGGCCACATCCTCACCAACAACCACGTGGTGGCGTCCGCGGCCGAGGGCGGCGACCTCACGGCGACGTTCTCGAACGGCAAGAAGTACACGGCCGAGGTCGTCGGCCGCGCCGAGGGCTACGACGTGGCCGTGGTGAAGCTGAAGAACGCGCCCTCGGGTCTCAACCCGCTGCCGCTCGCCGACTCGGACGCGGTCGCCGTCGGCGACTCGACGATCGCGATCGGCGCCCCCTTCGGCCTCTCGAACACCGTCACCACCGGCATCATCAGCGCCAAGAACCGCCCGGTCGCGTCCGGCGACGGCACGGGCAGCAGCAACTCGTACATGAGCGCCCTCCAGACCGACGCGTCCATCAACCCCGGCAACTCCGGCGGCCCCCTGCTGGACGCCGGCGGCGCGGTCATCGGCATGAACTCCGCCATCCAGCCCTCGGGCAGCGGCGGTACGGGCCAGGGCCAGGCGGGCTCCATCGGCCTCGGCTTCGCCATCCCGATCAACCAGGCGAAGAACGTGGCCGAGCAGCTCATCAAGACCGGCACCCCGGTCTACCCGGTCATCGGCGCCACGGTCACGATGACGGAGGGCGGCACCGGCGCCACCATCTCGGCGGACGGCGAGGGCGGCACCCCGGCGGTCACCCCGGACGGCCCGGCGGCGAAGGCCGGCCTGAAGGCGGGCGACGTCATCACCAAGTTCAACGACACGGCGATCGACAGCGGCCCGACCCTGATCAGCGAGATCTGGACCCACAAGCCGGGCGACAAGGTCACGCTGACGTACAAGCGCGCCGGCAAGGAGTCCACGGTCCAGGTGACCCTGGGCGAACGCAAGGGCGAAAGCTGA